Proteins from a genomic interval of Plasmodium reichenowi strain SY57 chromosome 11, whole genome shotgun sequence:
- a CDS encoding CRAL/TRIO domain-containing protein, putative (part of same gene as PRSY57_1126100A~gap found within coding sequence), with the protein FCISKLLIEGKVEQWRVIIDLTSCSVLNIPIATLKDISKNLSCNYRSRLCKMLVLSAPLVVTGIWHMLKSIIPVVTQQKITITSSEKEKKLLDQVQANQLEKKFGGTCENATDFTEPILP; encoded by the exons AATTTTGTATATCCAAATTATTAATAGAAGGAAAAGTAGAACAATGGAGAGTTATAATTGATTTAACATCATGTAGTGTTTTAAATATACCTATAGCAACTTTAAAGGATATCTCAAAAAATTTAAGT TGTAATTATCGATCAAGGCTGTGTAAAATGCTTGTGTTAAGTGCTCCTTTAGTTGTTACAGGAATATGGCATATGTTAAAATCCATCATACCA GTTGTAACACaacaaaaaattacaaTAACATCATCTGAAAAGGAG AAGAAGTTGCTAGATCAAGTTCAGGCAAATCAGTTAGAAA AAAAATTCGGTGGAACCTGTGAGAATGCAACAGATTTTACGGAACCAATATTGCCataa